A genomic stretch from Vanrija pseudolonga chromosome 6, complete sequence includes:
- the EXOC1 gene encoding Exocyst complex component 1, giving the protein MSRRPSTASSDTTRTQMTASLFSRADADGVPDESLVSYLVIHEPEPGGVKTRYLMLAVTKDRRYLIHKGKRNSNGTFSKGKTWSFDDMRALERVGPAEFSLTMTVRRYVWKTDRDDDMAAFLSSLVFASRNTQRTQNLAIINFVPSESPRTQRSPLPQVGRLPAGSASQSSLSRDPALAPPRPGRNDRAGSFSSMASSVPSAGGGGEPHGRSPVNADTFGRRTYGEGNIGIGRPPIARQGSSDRSLRPDVTKPSPTLSTTSLRTPRRPSATVPDVPPIVEPPHDAYGGEVGEEVLIPPVGRGPPPAAPPPAAAPAAAPPRPALRVVNPTLSPSPDASPRAAPAPVLSPVVAKSPAAPTPVPAKPAATPSLAPTPKAPARTRTPDSTASADGAGAPKRRVSFVAQPLTTAYSRDVLLTSRTGLTGTDAVIGDEAEDAGDAIMANVEEMIKDFDWTASASAVNPDGTRAKGDTIESRLLDELAALESANIHAFLESDDRIDQVLAHIGEALQELDDIDMHLNGYRLHLNAVTDDIAYIEGQNRGLQVQTSNQRALLEEIQQLIQITDVPREDLQKLSQVSPSTTRGVKELELAAASLYKAIQASRDQANEVAATATHAREYQAASTQFATRILEYLDIAFKHQSATTLGDYKKNAAAALKLVPHTALGESLMGYEGLVLFVKDMDEDKYKKLCLNYITTASELHQDEMKTLLLNLIKALNSTKSATNPDVSFSRAAAAVPKPTTIGGAVVRSKTMRRPNDAPSREQGRKADEATRKVSELYKQGMGEVVNQVVTEDDFINTFLHLADTESTFADYMELDVYFRRQAARHAAHGMSPGLVQVTRSRMDLLFGFVDGEFKNWVDAAVQKNPVAIVGVIAITESLAQEAERVGTSLFLLQLFDKQLGRQRQSFDQFVSEQVKTIDSSKSTIRRRQGVFYFVKHFPIFVERIESQLDGCEGLPIRDRVNGAYERVVAAVLGSLQHVSKIVGAEMASGEEKGQLYFHVVMIENLHLFVDEVSALDVQALGIFLQRAKGLYEENMKAYIKLMLRRGFARLIDFFDTVERLLKTTPANEVSVHDGCSKSALKKVLKETTAKDMRKAVETMARRVDKHFNEEETASGVGAVVSGGGSSGAAPSDPATAALIAAVWRDLSAALRREIERATAIMGKSYADSGLSLEYTAQEVDSACRRAKH; this is encoded by the exons ATGTCCCGCCGCCCgtccaccgcgtcgtcggacacgacgcgcacgcagATGACGGCGTCGTTATTCTCGCGcgcggacgccgacggcgtgcccgaCGAATCATTAGTCTCGTACCTCGTCATccacgagcccgagcccggcGGAGTCAAGACGCGTTATCTCATGCTTGCGG TCACCAAAGACCGCCGATACCTCATCCACAAGGGCAAGCGCAACTCCAACGGCACCTTCTCCAAGGGCAAGACATGGAGTTTCGACGACATGCGCGccctcgaacgcgtcggg cccgccgagTTCTCCCTCACAATGACGGTGCGCCGGTACGTGTGGAAGAcggaccgcgacgacgacatggcggcCTTCCTCTCCAGTCTGGTGTTCGCGTCGCGCAATACCCAGCGCACGCAAAACCTCGCCATCATCAACTTTGTGCCCTCCGAGTCGCCGCGCACCCAGcggtcgccgctgccgcaggTCGGGCGGCTCCCCGCCGGTTCAGCGTCGCAATCGTCGCTGAGCCGGGATccggcgctcgcgccaccCCGACCAGGCCGCAACGACCGCGCAGGCAGCTTCAGCTCGATGGCGTCGTCCGTCCCGTCCgcgggaggcggaggcgagcCTCACGGCCGCTCGCCAGTCAACGCGGACACGTTCGGGAGGAGAACATACGGCGAGGGCAATATCGGTATCGGGCGGCCGCCCATCGCGCGCCAGGGCAGCAGCGATCGCAGCCTCAGGCCAGACGTGACCaagccctcgccgacgctgagCACGACGAGTCTACGaaccccgcgccggccgtccGCGACCGTTCCAGATGTGCCGCCGATTGTGGAGCCGCCGCATGATGCCTACGGCGGtgaggtgggcgaggaggtgctcaTCCCGCCTGTGGGCCGGGGTCCGCcacccgctgcgccgccgcctgctgctgctcctgccgccgcaccaccgcggccggcgctgcgcgtgGTCAACCCAACGCTGAGCCCGTCGCCTGATGCCTCGCCGCGGgccgcgcctgcgccggtTCTTTCGCCTGTGGTTGCCAAgtcgcctgctgcgccgacTCCGGTgcccgccaagcccgccgctacgccgtcgctggcgcCTACGCCCAAGGCCCCGGCGAGGACACGTACGCCTgactcgacggcgtcggcggatggcgctggcgcgccgaAGCGTCGCGTATCATTTGTCGCGCAGCCTCTGACGACGGCGTACTCGCGCGACGTGTTGCTCACCTCGCGCACCGGGTTGACCGGCACTGACGCCGTGATTGGTGACGAGGCAGAGGATGCGGGCGACGCCATCATGGCTAATGTCGAGGAGATGATCAAGGACTTTGACtggacggcgtcggcatcggcagTCAATCCTGACGGCACACGCGCCAAGGGTGACACGATTGAGAGCCGGCTGCTCGACgaactcgccgccctcgagtcAGCCAACATCCACGCGTTCCTCGAGTCGGATGACCGCATCGACCAAGTGCTCGCCCACATCGGCGAAGCACTacaggagctcgacgacatcgacatGCACCTCAACGGCTACCGCCTGCATCTCAACGCGGTCACCGATGACATTGCATACATCGAGGGCCAGAACCGCGGTTTGCAGGTCCAGACGTCGAACCAGCGcgccctgctcgaggagatcCAGCAGCTGATTCAGATCACCGACGTGCCCAGGGAAGACTTGCAGAAACTGTCGCAGGTCAGCCCGTCGACCACGCGCGgtgtcaaggagctcgagctggcagCCGCATCACTGTACAAGGCGATCCAGGCCAGCCGCGACCAGGCAAACGAGGTCGCTGCTACGGCGACACATGCGCGCGAGTACCAGGCCGCCAGCACGCAGTTCGCGACGCGTATCCTCGAATACCTCGACATTGCGTTCAAGCACCAGTCGGCTACGACACTGGGAGATTACAAGAAgaacgcggccgcggcgctcaagctcgtGCCGCACACGGCATTGGGCGAGTCGCTCATGGGGTACGAGGGCCTGGTGCTCTTCGTCAAggacatggacgaggacAAGTACAAGAAGTTGTGTTTG AACTACATCACAACAGCCAGCGAGCTGCACCAGGACGAGATGAAGACCTTGCTGTTAAACCTCATCAAGGCGCTCAACAGCACCAAGTCGGCCACCAACCCCGACGTCTCCTTCAgccgcgcagccgcggcaGTACCAAAGCCAACAACCATTGGCGGTGCCGTTGTGCGCTCCAAGACAATGAGGCGGCCCAATGACGCGCCATCAAGGGAGCAGGGCAGaaaggccgacgaggcgactCGCAAGGTTTCAGAG CTCTACAAACAGGGCATGGGTGAGGTCGTCAACCAGGTGGTCACAGAAGACGACTTCATCAACaccttcctccacctcgccgacaccgagtCCACCTTTGCAGACTACATGGAGCTCGACGTCTACTTCCGCCGCCAGGCGGCCCGGCACGCAGCACACGGCATGAGCCCCGGCCTGGTGCAGGTGACCCGCTCGCGTATGGACCTGCTGTTCGGCTTTGTCGATGGCGAGTTCAAGAactgggtcgacgccgccgtccaaAAGAACCCAGT CGCaatcgtcggcgtcatcgccaTTACCGAGTCGTTGGCTCAGGAAGCCGAGCGGGTCGGGACATCTCTCTTCTTGCTCCAGTTGTTCGACAAGCAGCTCGGTCGCCAACGCCAGTCGTTTGATCAGTTTGTT TCCGAACAAGTCAAGACCATCGATTCGTCAAAATCCACcattcgccgccgccaaggtgTCTTCTACTTTGTCAAGCATTTCCCCATTTTCGTTGAGCGGATTGAATCCCAGCTCGATGGCTGTGAGGGCCTTCCGATTCGAGACCGGGTCAATGGTGCCTACGAAAGGGTGGTCGCGGCGGTCCTGGGATCACTCCAGCATGTCTCCAAGATTGTCGGCGCTGAAAtggcgtcgggcgaggagaagggccAGCTGTACTTCCATGTGGTCATGATCG AAAACCTACACTTGTTTGTGGACGAAgtgtcggcgctcgacgtccAGGCCCTGGGTATTTTCTTGCAACGCGCCAAGGGCCTTTACGAGGAGAATATGAAGGCGTACATCAAGCTGATGCTGCGACGTGGATTTGCTCGTCTCATT GACTTTTTCGACACTGTGGAACGTCTGCTCAAGACGACTCCAGCCAACGAGGTGTCGGTCCACGACGGCTGCTCGAAGAGCGCTCTTAAAAAGGTGCTCAAGGAGACTACGGCCAAGGATATGCGCAAGGCCGTCGAGACGATGGCGCGACGAGTAGACAAGCACTTCAACGAGGAGGAAACGGCAAGTGGAGTTGGCGCTGTTGTTTCTGGAGGAGGTAGCAGTGGTGCTGCCCCCTCTGACCCAGCGACTGCTGCCCTGATTGCGGCCGTGTGGCGGGACCTGTCAGCCGCGTTGCGACGTGAGATTGAACGCGCCACGGCCATCATGGGAAAGAGCTACGCCGACTCTGGTTTGTCGCTCGAGTACACTGCCCAAGAAGTCGATTCTGCGTGCCGGAGGGCAAAACACTAG
- the PIR_1 gene encoding Pirin, which translates to MLHRAISAPTLRNLTTKRTLTTTMTTSNVTRSPAKIVYARDTPEGVGATVRRSIGTPALRNLSPFLMLDHATIHPGSGFPDHPHRGQSTVSYVLGGMWQHEDFTGNAGKLEKGDVQWMVAGRGIVHSEMPLFHDDPAKAEPTEALQLWVDLPADKKFIEPSYQEKKAADIDTVTPSDGVSVTVISGESHGVTGFVRPVGGCWFFDYKLSKPGASAFQQIPKGWTAFVYVITGKLQLGEDATPVDKHHTVVLSAEDDEDGVLLTRPEGTTDETRFVLIAGEPLDQPVVQYGPFVVNTQKQVMEALSDYGKGQNGFERAPGWKSKIGSKLQG; encoded by the coding sequence ATGCTCCACCGAGCCATCTCAGCCCCCACACTCCGCAACCTCACCACCAAGCGAACCCTCACAACCACCATGACCACCTCCAACGTCACCCGTTCCCCCGCCAAGATCGTGTACGCCCGCGACACGcccgagggcgtcggcgcgactGTCCGCCGCAGCATtggcacgccggcgctgcgcaACCTCTCCCCCTTCCTCATGCTGGACCACGCGACGATCCACCCGGGCTCGGGCTTCCCAGACCACCCGCACCGCGGGCAGAGCACCGTGTCctacgtcctcggcggcatgtGGCAGCACGAGGACTTTACCGGCAACGCGggcaagctcgagaagggcgaCGTGCAGTGGATGGTCGCAGGCCGCGGCATCGTGCACTCTGAGATGCCGCTCTTCCACGACGAccccgccaaggccgagcccaCCGAGGCGCTCCAGCTCTGGGTCGACCTGCCCGCCGACAAGAAGTTTATCGAGCCGTCGTAccaggagaagaaggccgccgacatCGACACGGTGACGCCGTCCGACGGCGTCAGCGTGACCGTCATCTCGGGCGAGTCGCACGGCGTCACGGGCTTTGTGCGCCccgtcggcggctgctggTTCTTCGACTACAAGCTCTCCAAgcccggcgcgtcggcgttccAGCAGATCCCCAAGGGCTGGACCGCGTTCGTGTACGTCATCACCGGCaagctccagctcggcgaggacgcgacCCCCGTGGACAAGCACCACACTGTCGTCCTGTcggccgaggatgacgaggacggcgtcctcctcacccGCCCCGAGGGCACCACCGACGAGACCCGCTTCGTGCTTATTGCTGGCGAGCCCCTCGACCAGCCTGTGGTTCAGTACGGCCCCTTCGTCGTCAACACCCAGAAGCAGGTCATGGAGGCCCTCTCCGACTACGGCAAGGGCCAGAACGGCTTCGAGCGCGCTCCCGGATGGAAGAGCAAGATCGGCTCCAAGCTCCAGGGCtaa
- the leu1 gene encoding 3-isopropylmalate dehydrogenase: protein MAGKTYKITVLPGDGIGPEIIDQAVRVLNVVSEKTGLKLELTSKDFGGIAIDNHGTPLPDDTLKACQEADAVLFGAVGGPKWGVGKVRPEQGILGLRKALGLYANIRPSNFASEGLLKHSPLKPEIAKGTDIIVVRELIGGIYFGERGEPNEEGVAFDTCTYTRPEIERITRVAAQIALAANPPLKVTSLDKANVMATSRLWRKVFTEVMEKEYPQLEFEHQLIDSAAMIMVSNPRKLNGVVVTENLFGDIISDESSVIPGSLGLLPSASLAGPPDANSTVSGIYEPIHGSAPDIAGKGIANPIGTILSAALMLRYSLGQAKAADAIEAAVRKVLDAPEVGGFDFRTRDLGGQKSTTEIGDKIVEVLKEIL, encoded by the exons ATGGCTGGCAAGAC CTACAAGATCACTGTCCTCCCCGGCGACGGCATCGGCCCCGAGATCATCGACCAGGCCGTCCGCGTCCTCAACGTCGTGTCCGAGAAGACTggcctcaagctcgagctcaccTCCAAGGACTTTGGCGGCATCGCCATTGACAACCACGGCACCCCTCTGCccgacgacacgctcaagGCGTGCCAGGAGGCCGACGCTGTTCTTTTCG gcgccgtcggcggccccAAGTGGGGTGTGGGCAAGGTTCGCCCCGAGCAGGGtatcctcggcctgcgcaAGGCTCTCGGCCTGTACGCCAACATCCGCCCTTCGAACTTTGCGTCCGAGGGCCTGCTGAAGCACTCGCCCCTCAAGCCCGAGATCGCCAAGGGCACCGACATTATCGTTGTGCGCGAGCTCATCGGCGGCATCTACtttggcgagcgcggcgagcccaacgaggagggcgtcgcgTTCGACACGTGCACGTACACGCGTCCCGAGATTGAGCGCATCACGCGCGTTGCCGCCCagatcgcgctcgccgccaacccgCCCCTCAAGGTCACgtcgctcgacaaggccaacGTCATGGCCACGTCGCGTCTCTGGCGCAAGGTCTTCACCGAGGTCATGGAGAAGGAGTACCCCCAGCTCGAGTTTGAGCACCAGCTCATCGACTCGGCCGCCATGATCATGGTGTCCAACCCCCGCAAGCTCAAcggtgtcgtcgtcaccgagAACCTCTTTGGCGACATTATTTCCGACGAGTCGTCGGTCATCCCCGGCTCGCTTGGTCTTCTTCCTTCCGCCTCGCTTGCCGGCCCTCCCGACGCCAACTCGACCGTCTCGGGCATCTACGAGCCCATCCACGGCTCGGCCCCCGACATTGCCGGCAAGGGCATCGCCAACCCCATCGGCACTATTCTGTCCGCCGCCCTCATGCTCCGTTACTCGCTCggccaggccaaggccgccgacgccatcgaggCTGCCGTCCgcaaggtgctcgacgcgcccgaggtcggcggctTCGACTTCCGCACCcgtgacctcggcggccagaAGTCGACCACCGAGATCGGCGACAAGATTGTCGAGGTCCTCAAGGAGATTCTTTAA
- the nob1 gene encoding 20S-pre-rRNA D-site endonuclease nob1, whose product MSTFSYSAAARQATPSEPKEAAAPAAAVEPAAEPSAEPSAAAQPSAPEPPAAGPSTAPAAAAVATAARPEPSKIQHLILDAGPLLSLTPVRHLATTFHTTPLVLAELRDPKAREHWEHLKLTGVDVRVEPPSAAAMAKVVAFAKKTGDFAVLSQTDLSVVALTYQYEALVNGVDRIRTEPGQVLAPLDRPEEVKPVEEEEEEDEDEEEVEVEAEEGTEAAVEAITKTTAELSTDDKKETVAPAAAPAPSAPAKIPGWDEDDEDEGGAWITPTNVNKHRSHDLGLLPDDKGASAAPLAAACMTGDYAVQNVLLGMGLGLVGEAGKRISKVRSWVLRCHACFKICKDSSKRFCPSCGNATLMRTTVSTSSVTGKQTIHLKKNFQYHLRGTKYSIPDPKPGRAKGQIKAGSGLILREDQAEWQDAVRVQRREREKEEKRAARGDGSWMDPDWMPEMISVGMSGKGRSHGHNMPSIGHGRKNPNQGKKRR is encoded by the exons ATGAGCACGTTCAGTTAcagcgccgctgcgcgccaagCAACACCATCAGAGCCaaaggaggcggcggcccccgccgctgccgtaGAGCCTGCCGCTGAGCCGTCTGCCGAgccatccgccgccgcccagccgtcTGCCCccgagccgcccgccgctggcccGTCAACAGccccggcagcagcagcagtggcaacagcagcaaggCCCGAGCCGAGCAAGATCCAGCACCTGATCCTCGACGCCGGACCGCTTCTCAGCCTCACGCCAGTGCGCCACCTGGCCACAACGTTCCACAccacgccgctcgtgctcgccgagctgcgcgacccCAAGGCCCGCGAGCACTGGGAGCACCTCAAGCTCACGGGCGTCGATGTGCGCGTGgagccgccgtcggccgccgccatggccaaggtcgtcgcgtTCGCCAAGAAGACAGGAGACTTTGCCGTGTTGTCGCAGACCGACTtgagcgtcgtcgccctcacGTACCAGTACGAGGCGCTCGtcaacggcgtcgacagGATCAGGACTGAGCCGGGGCAGGTGCTTGCCCCTCTGGACCGACCGGAGGAGGTCAAGCctgttgaggaggaggaagaggaggatgaggacgaggaggaggtcgaggttgaggctGAGGAGGGAACCGAGGCTGCCGTCGAGGCGATCACAAAGACCACGGCCGAGCTGTCAACGGACGATAAGAAGGAGACTGTggctcccgccgccgcacctgCACCCTCAGCGCCCGCCAAGATCCCTGGGTgggacgaggatgacgaggacgagggtggTGCGTGGATCACGCCCACCAACGTCAACAAGCACCGCtcgcacgacctcggcctcctgcccgacgacaagggcgcATCCGCTGCtcctctcgccgccgcgtgtaTGACGGGTGACTACGCCGTCCAGAACGTGCTCCTCGGCAtgggcctcggcctcgtcggcgaggccggcaagcGCATCAGCAAGGTTCGCTCGTGGGTCCTCCGCTGCCACGCCTGCTTCAAGATCTGCAAGGACTCGAGCAAGCGTTTCTGCCCTTCGTGCGGCAACGCCACACTCATGCGCACCACcgtctcgacgtcctcggttACGGGCAAGCAGACGATCCACCTCAAGAAAAACTTCCAGTACCACCTCCGCGGTACAAAATACTCGATCCCCGACCCCAAGCCTGGCCGTGCAAAGGGCCAGATCAAGGCGGGCTCGGGCCTCATCCTCCGCGAGGACCAGGCAGAATGGCAGGACGCGGTCCGTGTccagcgtcgcgagcgcgagaaggaaGAGAAGCGCGCCGCAAGGGGAGACGGCAGCTGGATGGACCCCGAC TGGATGCCCGAGATGATCTCTGTCGGCATGAGTGGCAAGGGACGGTCGCATGGGCACAACATGCCTTCGATTGGCCACGGCCGAAAGAACCCCAACcagggcaagaagcgcaGGTGA